Below is a genomic region from Deinococcus koreensis.
TCTTTCCCGAAGAACGAGTATAAGCGTGGCCCCGCGAAGCGGAGGCGTCTTGTCCCTGATCCGGGAACAGCCGCGGCCGTGCCGCGCTCCTCTCCCCCACCCCGCGCCCCCAGCGCCACTTCTCCCGCGGCGAGGTGGCGTGTTAGCTTGCCGGGATGACGCAACTGGACTCTTTACGGGCCGCCCTGGGCCGCGCCGGCGTGGACGCCCTGTGGATCAGCGACCCGGCGAACGTGCGGGCGGTCAGCGGCTTTACCGGCGGCAAGGACGGCAAGGTGCTGGTCGCCGGGGACGGGGCCACGCTGTACACGGACGCCCGCTATACGGTGCAGGCCCAGGAGGAATCGGCGCTGCCCCAGGTCATCGCCCGGCCGCCGGAGACCTACCGGCACGCGGCGGGCGCGCTGCAGGGCCTGCGGGTGGGCTTCGAGGCCGACCGCCTGACCGTGGCGGAGCTGGACGACCTGCGGGAACACTGGCCCGGCGCCGACCTCGTGCCCACGCGCGGGCTGGTGCAGGCACTCCGCCGCCGCAAGTCAGGCGCGGAACTCGCCCACATCCGGGAGGCGCAGCGCATCGCAGACGCCGCCTTCGCGGGGGTGCGCCCCTCCATCCAGGCGGGCGCGCGGGAACTCGACATCGCCCTGGAGCTGGAGCTGGCGATGCGTCGCGCGGGCGCCCAGAGCGCTTTCGAGATCATCGTGGCGAGCGGGCCGAACGGCGCCAGGCCGCACGGGGTCGCGTCTACGCGGGTCATCAGGGACGGCGAACTGGTCACGGTGGACATGGGGGCGCGGGTGGGCGGCTACCACAGCGACATGACCCGCACGGTGGCGGTGGGCGATCCGGGCGCCGAACTGCGCCGGATGTACCGGGCCGTGCTGGAGGCCGAGGAAACGGCCATCGCGGCGGTGCGCCCCGGCGTCCGGGCGGCCGATCTGGACAGGGTGGCCCGCGACCTCCTGACCGGGCACGGGCTGGGCGAGGCGTTCGCGCATTCGCTGGGGCACGGCGTGGGGCTCGACGTCCACGAGGGGCCCAGCCTGCGCGACGTCAGCGAGGACGTGCTGGAGGCGGGCATGGTGATCACCATCGAACCCGGCGTGTACGTGCCCGGCGTGGGCGGCGTGCGGATCGAGGATCTGGTGCTGGTGACCGAGACCGGCCACGAGGTGCTGAGCACGTCGGTCAAGGAGCGGCTGTGAGGGGCTGGATGCTGGGTCTGGCCCTGCTGGCCTCGGCCGGGGCGCAGGGCTACACGGTGCAGCCGGGCGACACCTTCTGGGAGCTGGCGCAGCGGTACGGGGTCGCGGTGGCGGCGCTGCAGGCGGCCAATCCGGGCGAGCTGCGGGCCGGCCAGGTGCTGCAGCTGCCGGGCGCCGCCCCCCGCGCCAGCGCCGACGACGCGCCTGTGCCCGCCGCCACGGTCTTCCAGCGTGGTCAGGCCGTGTACTACGGGGGCCGGCGCGACGCCCGCACGGTCATGACCGCTGCCCACCTGAGCCTGCCGATGGGCACCTGGGTGCGGGTCGTCCACCAGCGCTCGGGCCGCAGCGTGGACG
It encodes:
- a CDS encoding M24 family metallopeptidase, whose translation is MTQLDSLRAALGRAGVDALWISDPANVRAVSGFTGGKDGKVLVAGDGATLYTDARYTVQAQEESALPQVIARPPETYRHAAGALQGLRVGFEADRLTVAELDDLREHWPGADLVPTRGLVQALRRRKSGAELAHIREAQRIADAAFAGVRPSIQAGARELDIALELELAMRRAGAQSAFEIIVASGPNGARPHGVASTRVIRDGELVTVDMGARVGGYHSDMTRTVAVGDPGAELRRMYRAVLEAEETAIAAVRPGVRAADLDRVARDLLTGHGLGEAFAHSLGHGVGLDVHEGPSLRDVSEDVLEAGMVITIEPGVYVPGVGGVRIEDLVLVTETGHEVLSTSVKERL
- a CDS encoding septal ring lytic transglycosylase RlpA family protein, which translates into the protein MRGWMLGLALLASAGAQGYTVQPGDTFWELAQRYGVAVAALQAANPGELRAGQVLQLPGAAPRASADDAPVPAATVFQRGQAVYYGGRRDARTVMTAAHLSLPMGTWVRVVHQRSGRSVDVLINDRGPFGIPSRIIDLSDDAARVLGILSEGIAPVTLTILSRP